From Juglans regia cultivar Chandler chromosome 6, Walnut 2.0, whole genome shotgun sequence, the proteins below share one genomic window:
- the LOC109010541 gene encoding ylmG homolog protein 2, chloroplastic-like: MALKNDSSAENTICIETKWVPNRVILSWWAFTTQTPFLRPSSSGPNSNSNSNYKPSSHFVRPSVLLRDLRCSVMSTADKCFRFLLLFASQNPLLNKVLSLSSQFQGFCQQINCRNYRNVNSLYNHNFAAVLPGDSVAGIVVANGISNFLNIYNTLLIVRLVLTWFPNTPPAIVSPLSTLCDPYLNIFRGIIPPLGGTLDFSPILAFLVLNAFTSTAAALPAELPATGTSEESPVSLDKFTNITTSQKKWMRRLHGNRSKSSGGAN, from the exons ATGGCCCTGAAGAACGATTCGTCCGCTGAGAACACGATATGTATAGAAACAAAGTGGGTGCCGAACCGTGTAATTCTATCCTGGTGGGCATTCACTACTCAAACGCCATTTCTGAGACCATCCAGCTCCGGccccaactccaactccaactccaactacaAGCCGAGTAGCCATTTTGTTCGTCCAAGCGTTCTTCTTCGTGACCTTCGCTGCTCAGTTATGTCAACTGCTGATAAGTGTTTCAGATTTCTTCTCTTATTCGCTTCTCAAAATCCACTTCTCAACAAGGTGCTATCGTTGTCTTCTCAATTTCAAGGCTTCTGCCAACAG ATTAACTGCAGGAACTACAGGAATGTGAATTCTCTGTACAATCACAATTTTGCTGCCGTTTTACCCGGAGATTCAGTGGCAGGAATTGTGGTGGCTAATGGTATCTCAAATTTCTTGAACATTTATAACACGCTTTTGATTGTCAGGCTTGTTTTGACTTGGTTTCCGAACACTCCTCCTGCCATTGTTAGTCCCCTCAG CACTTTATGTGACCCTTACTTGAACATATTCCGTGGAATTATCCCACCACTTGGAGGAACTCTTGATTTTTCTCCCATACTAGCATTTCTGGTTCTGAATGCCTTTACCAGCACTGCTGCTGCGCTTCCTGCGGAACTTCCAGCTACGGGAACATCTGAAGAATCTCCTGTATCTCTTGATAAGTTTACTAATATTACTACATCACAGAAGAAATGGATGAGAAGGCTTCACGGAAACAGGTCAAAGAGCAGCGGTGGTGCCAATTAG
- the LOC118348624 gene encoding uncharacterized protein LOC118348624, with translation MKLYADRKRSERVFQVGDWVFLKLQPYRQKSVAMRHNMKLAPRYYGPFQVIQKIGTVAYKLDLPSSSKIYPVFHVSSLKKKQDDHISPSPTLPPVVVEGSVQPEPELILDKRIKKLGNHASFEVLVKWLGAFLEDSSWESLWKLRSLYPHLLVNYSRSLSEPYREREDGGGERKEKMEEIGFDSRENEQRELGFIV, from the exons ATGAAATTGTATGCTGACAGGAAGAGGTCTGAGAGAGTTTTCCAAGTGGGGGATTGGGTTTTTCTGAAGTTGCAGCCTTATAGACAAAAGTCTGTGGCTATGAGGCACAATATGAAACTGGCTCCGAGATATTATGGCCCCTTTCAGGTCATACAGAAAATAGGGACAGTAGCATATAAATTGGACTTACCTTCTTCCTCCAAAATATAtcctgtttttcatgtttccTCTTTGAAGAAAAAGCAGGATGACCATATCTCTCCTTCACCAACATTACCACCAGTAGTTGTTGAAGGCAGTGTGCAACCTGAACCTGAGTTGATTCTGGACAAAAGGATTAAGAAGTTAGGCAATCATGCCTCCTTTGAAGTCTTGGTAAAATGGTTAGGTGCTTTTCTTGAAGATAGTTCTTGGGAATCTTTGTGGAAGCTAAGGTCATTGTATCCACATTTACTGG TGAATTACAGCAGGTCCTTGAGTGAACCTTACAGAGAACGAGAAGATGGAGGAGGAGAACGCAAAGAGAAGATGGAGGAGATAGGGTTTGATTCAAGAGAGAATGAGCAGCGAGAGCTAGGGTTTATTGTttag
- the LOC108985994 gene encoding uncharacterized protein LOC108985994 — MAAGATCSKTSRLSSYERLVAIGLALLAVISPLYIDRRPVIGDSELDEEPVSLVPWLHLMLLVLILAITLSSYLDRCFTRSDPYWIHRVGGSSGGLIVILVLLVLVLKCKASVKSWEA; from the coding sequence ATGGCGGCTGGCGCTACATGCAGCAAGACAAGCAGGCTTTCTTCATATGAGAGGCTGGTGGCTATAGGCTTGGCCCTTCTAGCTGTGATTTCTCCTCTCTATATCGACAGGAGACCGGTGATTGGTGATTCAGAACTTGATGAGGAGCCCGTCAGCCTTGTTCCTTGGCTTCATCTAATGCTGTTGGTGTTGATATTGGCCATCACTCTGTCAAGTTACTTGGACCGGTGCTTTACCAGGTCTGATCCTTATTGGATTCACAGAGTTGGTGGTTCTTCTGGTGGTCTAATTGTGATTCTTGTGCTTCTTGTACTGGTTTTGAAGTGTAAAGCCTCTGTAAAGAGCTGGGAGGCTTAA